One Theropithecus gelada isolate Dixy chromosome 20, Tgel_1.0, whole genome shotgun sequence DNA segment encodes these proteins:
- the CHST5 gene encoding LOW QUALITY PROTEIN: carbohydrate sulfotransferase 5 (The sequence of the model RefSeq protein was modified relative to this genomic sequence to represent the inferred CDS: deleted 1 base in 1 codon) — translation MGVRAPVPKVAHSAARRPPAASMRLPRFSSRTVTVLLLAQTTCLLLFVVSRPGPSSPAGGEERVHVLVLSSWRSGSSFVGQLFSQHPDVFYLMEPAWHVWTTLSQGSAATLHMAVRDLMRSVFLCDMDVFDAYMPQSRNLSAFFKWATSRALCSPPACNAFPRGAISKENMCKTLCTRQPFSLAREACRSYSHVVLKEVRFFNLQVLYPLLRDPALNLRIVHLVRDPRAVLRSREATGPLLARDNGIVLGTNGRWVEADPQLRLMREVCRSHVRIAEAATLKPPPFLRGRYRLVRFEDLAREPLAEIRALYAFTGLTLTPQLKTWIHNITHGLGIGKPIEAFQTSSRNARNVSQAWRHALPFTKILRVQEVCADALQLLGYRPVYSEDQQRDLTLDLVLPRSPDHLSWASHD, via the exons ATGGGCGTGAGGGCCCCGGTCCCTAAAGTTGCCCACTCTGCC GCCCGAAGGCCTCCAGCCGCCAGCATGCGGCTGCCACGCTTCTCCAGCAGGACAGTGACCGTGCTCCTCCTGGCACAGACCACCTGCCTCCTGCTCTTCGTCGTCTCCCGGCCAGGGCCTTCATCCCCAGCGGGCGGCGAGGAGCGTGTGCACGTgctggtgctgtcctcatggcGCTCAGGGTCGTCCTTCGTGGGCCAGCTCTTCAGCCAGCACCCCGACGTCTTCTACCTGATGGAGCCCGCGTGGCACGTGTGGACCACCCTGTCGCAAGGCAGCGCCGCAACGCTGCACATGGCCGTGCGCGACCTGATGCGCTCCGTCTTTTTGTGCGACATGGACGTGTTTGATGCCTACATGCCACAGAGCCGAAACCTGTCCGCCTTTTTCAAGTGGGCAACGAGCCGCGCGCTGTGCTCGCCGCCCGCCTGCAACGCCTTTCCCCGAGGCGCTATCAGCAAGGAGAACATGTGCAAGACACTGTGCACGCGGCAGCCCTTCAGCCTGGCCCGGGAGGCCTGCCGCTCCTACAGCCACGTGGTGCTCAAGGAGGTGCGCTTCTTCAACCTGCAGGTGCTCTACCCGCTGCTCAGAGACCCCGCACTCAACCTGCGCATCGTGCACCTGGTGCGCGACCCGCGGGCCGTGCTGCGCTCCCGGGAGGCGACGGGCCCACTACTGGCACGCGACAACGGCATCGTGCTGGGCACCAACGGCAGGTGGGTGGAGGCTGACCCTCAGCTGCGCCTGATGCGTGAGGTGTGTCGCAGCCATGTGCGCATCGCGGAGGCCGCCACACTCAAGCCGCCACCCTTCTTGCGCGGCCGCTACCGCCTGGTGCGCTTCGAGGACCTGGCGCGGGAGCCGCTGGCAGAGATCAGAGCACTCTACGCCTTCACCGGGCTGACCCTCACGCCCCAGCTCAAGACCTGGATCCACAACATCACCCACGGGTTGGGGATCGGCAAGCCAATCGAGGCCTTCCAGACGTCGTCTAGGAATGCGCGCAACGTCTCCCAGGCCTGGCGCCACGCGCTGCCCTTCACCAAGATCCTGCGCGTGCAGGAGGTGTGCGCCGACGCGCTGCAGCTGCTGGGCTACCGGCCTGTGTACTCTGAGGACCAGCAGCGTGACCTCACCCTGGATCTGGTGCTGCCACGAAGCCCAGACCACTTAAGCTGGGCGTCACATGACTGA